Proteins from one Bacteroides zhangwenhongii genomic window:
- a CDS encoding AIR synthase-related protein — MSNQRYMMRGVSASKEDVHNAIKNIDKGIFPKAFCKIIPDILGGDPEYCNIMHADGAGTKSSLAYMYWKETGDLSVWKGIAQDALIMNIDDLLCVGAVDNILVSSTIGRNKLLIPGEVISAIINGTDELLAELREMGVGVYATGGETADVGDLVRTIIVDSTVTCRMKRSDVINNANIRPGDVIVGLASYGQATYEKEYNGGMGSNGLTSARHDVFGKYLAEKYPESYDAAVPEELVYSGNLKLTDSVEGSPIDAGKLVLSPTRTYAPVVKKLLDALRPEIHGMVHCSGGAQTKVLHFVENVRVVKDNLFPVPPLFKTIQEQSGTDWAEMYKVFNMGHRLEVYLSPEHAEEVIAISESFGIPAQIVGRIEACDKTELIIKSEFGEFRY; from the coding sequence ATGAGTAATCAACGATACATGATGCGTGGCGTAAGCGCATCAAAAGAAGATGTGCATAACGCCATCAAGAACATCGACAAAGGAATTTTCCCTAAAGCATTCTGCAAAATCATTCCCGATATATTGGGAGGCGATCCGGAATACTGTAACATCATGCATGCCGACGGAGCCGGGACCAAGTCTTCGCTTGCTTATATGTATTGGAAAGAAACCGGCGACCTATCTGTTTGGAAAGGTATTGCGCAGGACGCTTTGATCATGAATATCGATGACCTGCTTTGCGTGGGAGCCGTAGATAATATTCTTGTCTCTTCTACCATCGGACGCAACAAGCTGTTAATTCCGGGGGAAGTAATTTCCGCCATTATCAATGGAACGGATGAGCTGCTTGCCGAGCTCCGCGAAATGGGAGTAGGCGTATATGCCACCGGTGGTGAGACAGCCGACGTCGGTGATCTTGTCCGCACTATTATTGTTGATTCCACAGTAACTTGCCGCATGAAACGTTCGGATGTGATAAACAATGCCAACATCCGTCCGGGTGATGTGATTGTCGGTCTTGCTTCTTACGGACAAGCTACTTATGAAAAAGAATACAACGGCGGCATGGGCAGCAACGGCCTGACAAGTGCCCGCCACGACGTATTCGGCAAATACCTTGCAGAAAAATATCCGGAAAGCTATGATGCGGCAGTTCCCGAAGAACTGGTTTATTCTGGAAATCTAAAATTGACAGACAGTGTGGAAGGCTCTCCGATCGACGCCGGCAAGTTAGTACTCTCTCCTACCCGTACATACGCGCCGGTAGTAAAGAAGTTGTTGGATGCACTACGTCCTGAAATACACGGAATGGTACACTGCTCCGGTGGTGCACAAACCAAAGTTTTACACTTTGTTGAAAACGTTCGTGTAGTGAAAGATAATCTTTTCCCTGTTCCTCCTTTATTCAAGACTATTCAAGAACAAAGCGGCACAGATTGGGCGGAAATGTACAAGGTGTTCAATATGGGACATCGGCTTGAAGTCTATCTGTCACCGGAACATGCTGAAGAAGTTATCGCCATTTCCGAATCATTTGGAATACCGGCACAGATTGTCGGGCGTATCGAAGCATGTGACAAGACTGAATTAATCATTAAGAGTGAATTCGGAGAATTTAGATA
- a CDS encoding LemA family protein: protein MKKSVIIILAVIAVIVIWAVSMYNGLVAMDEKVNGQWANVETQYQRRADLIPNLVNTVKGYATHEKETLEGVVEARSQATQMKVDAADLTPEKLAQYQKAQGAVTSALGKLLAITENYPDLKANQNFLELQAQLEGTENRINVARKNFNDAAQAYNTNIRRFPKNIFAGMFGFEKKAYFEAEEGSEKAPKVEF from the coding sequence ATGAAAAAGTCAGTTATCATTATTTTAGCTGTTATAGCTGTCATTGTCATTTGGGCTGTCAGCATGTACAACGGTCTTGTCGCTATGGATGAGAAAGTAAATGGTCAATGGGCCAATGTAGAAACTCAATACCAACGCCGCGCCGATTTGATTCCCAACCTGGTAAATACAGTAAAAGGGTATGCGACACATGAAAAAGAAACGCTGGAAGGAGTGGTTGAAGCACGCAGTCAAGCAACACAAATGAAAGTCGATGCAGCCGACCTGACACCGGAAAAACTCGCTCAATATCAGAAAGCACAGGGTGCCGTTACTTCCGCCTTAGGCAAATTATTAGCGATTACGGAAAATTATCCGGATTTGAAGGCTAATCAGAACTTCCTTGAACTGCAAGCCCAATTGGAGGGGACGGAAAACCGTATCAACGTGGCACGCAAAAATTTCAATGATGCTGCACAGGCTTATAACACCAATATCCGTCGTTTCCCCAAGAATATCTTTGCCGGAATGTTCGGATTTGAAAAGAAAGCTTACTTCGAAGCGGAAGAAGGTAGCGAAAAAGCACCGAAGGTAGAGTTCTGA